One region of bacterium genomic DNA includes:
- a CDS encoding pectate lyase, which produces MMRFVLFFCSMLQAAMLVTADSYAAPNETNALDTMKKATDFMMKTVSYRGGFVWKYREDLSEQWGEVPARRTQIWVQGATNGVGEMLIDAYTVTGGRDYLEYAKKVADALIWGQHPEGGWHYFIDFDMPGIRKWYDEVASKCWGWEEYYHYYGNCTFDDDTTTSSIRFLMKLYIVTLDPAYYEPLLKALNFVLEAQFPNGAWPQRYPLMYEYVKNGKPDYTSFYTFNDGVMFNNIMVLLDAYEQLGDERYYEAARRGMDFYIVSQYARPQAGWSSQHSHDMKPTYARTYEPEGVWSTSTLNNINALETFYKITGDRRYLNPIPAAVEWLESAILNTDPSKNYTHARVYELGTNKPLYTHRSGTGIENGHYYQDHEFGNFICHYGQIATIDVKAIQKEYDRVCGLTPENARAEFEQSGKNNRTAPDADSAAIETLIKSLDKRGAWITDMRISNYSDPCADGRAGTIVRGIETGVYIGNMKKLMDYVKSVKK; this is translated from the coding sequence ATGATGCGGTTTGTTCTGTTTTTTTGCAGTATGTTACAGGCAGCCATGCTGGTTACAGCGGACTCTTATGCCGCTCCGAATGAAACGAATGCCCTCGATACGATGAAAAAAGCGACCGATTTCATGATGAAAACGGTTTCGTATCGTGGCGGTTTTGTCTGGAAATACAGAGAGGACCTTTCCGAGCAGTGGGGCGAGGTTCCTGCACGGAGAACGCAGATATGGGTTCAGGGCGCCACGAACGGCGTCGGCGAAATGCTTATCGATGCCTATACGGTCACCGGGGGCAGGGATTATCTCGAATATGCAAAAAAAGTCGCCGATGCGCTGATCTGGGGACAGCATCCTGAGGGCGGGTGGCACTATTTCATCGACTTCGATATGCCGGGGATACGGAAATGGTATGACGAGGTGGCTTCAAAATGCTGGGGATGGGAGGAATACTATCATTACTACGGTAACTGTACGTTCGATGATGACACCACGACAAGTTCCATCAGGTTTTTGATGAAACTTTATATCGTCACCCTCGATCCCGCATATTATGAGCCGCTTCTGAAGGCACTCAATTTCGTGCTCGAAGCCCAGTTTCCCAACGGCGCCTGGCCGCAGCGGTATCCCCTGATGTACGAGTATGTCAAAAACGGCAAGCCCGACTATACGTCGTTCTACACCTTCAATGACGGGGTCATGTTCAACAACATCATGGTTCTCCTCGATGCGTATGAGCAGCTCGGCGATGAACGGTACTACGAAGCCGCCCGTCGGGGCATGGATTTTTATATCGTCTCACAGTATGCCAGACCGCAGGCGGGATGGAGTTCCCAGCATTCGCATGACATGAAACCCACCTATGCGCGGACATACGAACCGGAGGGTGTCTGGTCAACCTCGACCCTGAATAATATCAACGCGCTCGAGACCTTCTATAAAATCACCGGAGACAGAAGATATCTCAATCCCATACCCGCGGCGGTCGAATGGCTCGAAAGCGCCATTCTCAACACCGATCCCTCGAAAAACTATACCCACGCCCGTGTTTACGAACTGGGGACGAACAAACCGCTCTATACACACCGTTCGGGGACGGGTATCGAGAACGGCCATTATTACCAGGATCATGAGTTCGGGAATTTTATCTGCCATTACGGCCAGATTGCCACTATCGATGTTAAAGCGATACAAAAGGAATACGACCGTGTGTGCGGGCTGACACCGGAAAATGCCCGCGCCGAGTTTGAGCAGTCGGGGAAGAATAACAGAACGGCGCCGGATGCGGATTCCGCCGCGATTGAAACACTGATCAAATCCCTCGACAAGCGCGGAGCATGGATCACCGATATGCGTATTTCCAATTACAGCGATCCCTGCGCCGATGGACGAGCGGGAACAATCGTACGGGGCATCGAGACAGGCGTGTACATCGGCAACATGAAAAAACTCATGGATTATGTCAAAAGCGTGAAGAAGTGA